The following coding sequences lie in one Paramisgurnus dabryanus chromosome 16, PD_genome_1.1, whole genome shotgun sequence genomic window:
- the tmem216 gene encoding transmembrane protein 216 isoform X1, producing MPFYACLLNTVVQLSSTPLQILYYLNGWYSAAFFIAEGLMFVYKGVLLPYTQANLILDVVLLLLFLGLEILRLFYGRKGNLCQRSLALFTSVGILVPCAVLSVYYLILQTFVLRFEFVLNAVLLCFYSLELVLGLMTISVFTRAKIY from the exons ATGCCTTTTTATGCATGTCTTCTTAACACAGTTGTTCAGTTGTCCTCCACACCACTACAGATTCTGTATTATCTGAACGGCTGGTATTCTGCCGCTTTCTTCATAGCTGAGGGTcttatgtttgtttataaag GTGTGTTACTGCCATACACTCAAGCTAATCTGATACTAGATGTTGTTCTTCTGCTTCTCTTCCTGGGCCTTGAAATCCTCAGACTCTTTTATG GCCGGAAGGGAAACCTGTGTCAGCGTTCACTGGCACTGTTTACAAGTGTTGGTATTTTGGTGCCCTGTGCAGTGCTGAGCGTCTACTACCTTATACTACAGACGTTTGTTTTACGGTTTGAGTTTGTACTCAATGCCGTACTACTCTGCTTTTACAGTCTTGAGCTGGTCCTGGGGCTGATGACCATCTCTGTTTTTACAAG GGCTAAAATTTATTGA
- the tmem216 gene encoding transmembrane protein 216 isoform X2, with product MAAHGRQPVLSSTPLQILYYLNGWYSAAFFIAEGLMFVYKGVLLPYTQANLILDVVLLLLFLGLEILRLFYGRKGNLCQRSLALFTSVGILVPCAVLSVYYLILQTFVLRFEFVLNAVLLCFYSLELVLGLMTISVFTRAKIY from the exons atggccgcccACG GTAGACAACCGGTC TTGTCCTCCACACCACTACAGATTCTGTATTATCTGAACGGCTGGTATTCTGCCGCTTTCTTCATAGCTGAGGGTcttatgtttgtttataaag GTGTGTTACTGCCATACACTCAAGCTAATCTGATACTAGATGTTGTTCTTCTGCTTCTCTTCCTGGGCCTTGAAATCCTCAGACTCTTTTATG GCCGGAAGGGAAACCTGTGTCAGCGTTCACTGGCACTGTTTACAAGTGTTGGTATTTTGGTGCCCTGTGCAGTGCTGAGCGTCTACTACCTTATACTACAGACGTTTGTTTTACGGTTTGAGTTTGTACTCAATGCCGTACTACTCTGCTTTTACAGTCTTGAGCTGGTCCTGGGGCTGATGACCATCTCTGTTTTTACAAG GGCTAAAATTTATTGA